DNA from bacterium:
AAGGCCCTGCACCAAGCATAATTATCTGGTGAAGCATGTGGATGAGCTTTCGCGCACCATGCATGAGGCGGCCAGCATCGCCCGGAGCGGCAGGCCCGGCCCGGTGGTGGTGGATATCCCCAAGGACATACAGAACCAGAAAACGGTGTATGTGAACCATCAGCATTATCGCCGTCCTTCCTACAAGGTGCAGACCAAGCCGGATGCGAAAGCGATTGAAGAGGCGGTGAAGCTGATTGCCGGTGCCAAGAAGCCGGTTTTCTATACGGGGGGCGGGGTGATTAACAGTGGTGACAAGGGCAGTGAGCTGTTGCGCGAATTCGTGCGCGCAACCGGTTTTCCCTGCACCTCCACCCTGATGGGGCTGGGAGCATTCCCGGCGAGTGACCCGCTTTTCCTTGGAATGCTCGGCATGCATGGCACGCTGGAAGCGAACCTTGCCATGTATCACTGCGATGTGATGATCAATATCGGCGCGCGGTTTGATGACAGGGTGGTGGGGGCGGTGCAGGGCTTCTCGCCGGGGTCCAAGAAAATCCATGTGGATATTGACCCGTCATCCATCAACAAATCGGTGCAAGTGGATATCCCGATTGTGGGGGATGCGGCCGAGGTGCTGGCGGCCATGCTGGCGGAATGGAAAAAGAAGAAATATCAGCCCAATGCCGAGGCGGTGGGCAAATGGTGGGCGCAGATCAAGCGCTGGCAGAGCAAGCAATGCCTGAAATATACTCAAAATGGCGACGGGATTAAGCCGCAATACGCGCTGGACAGGCTGGATGAGCTTTCCTGGAGCCCGGATACGTATATTACGACGGATGTGGGGCAGCACCAGATGTGGTCGGCCCAGTATTTTCGCTTCGATAATCCGCGCCGTTGGATGACCTCCGGCGGGCTCGGCACCATGGGTTATGGTCTGCCGGCGGCAGTCGGCGTGCAGATTGGTCATCCGGAAGGACGGGTGATCTGTGTTTCCGGCGATGCGTCCATCATGATGAATATCCAGGAACTGGCGACGATTGCGCAGTATCAACTGCCGATCAAACTCGTCATTTTAAATAACGGCTATATGGGCATGGTGCGCCAGTGGCAGGAAATGTTCCATGGGGAGCGGTATTCGCAGAGCTATTTTGAGGCATTACCTGACTTTGTGGCGCTGGCCGAGGCATTCCATATCAAAGGTATGCGTGTGACCAAGGCGGGCGAGCTGGATGCGGGCATCAAAGCCATGCTGGCGCATGACGGGCCGGTGCTGATGGATTTGGTGGTGGAGAAGCAGGAAAATGTGTTCCCGATGATTCCCGCAGGGGCGGGGCATAATGAGATTGTGCTCGGGCCGGGGCAGGATGTGGGCGAGCTGAATGAGGAAGATGGGATGGTGCTGATCTAGTTTGTCTCACTTTCGAAACAAAACTCTTTTATTAAAGGCAATCTTTCCATTGCTTTGCCCATGCCATGCAGAAACATCGATATACCTATAGCGACGGACCCATTACGCAGCTTTGCGTAGACGATCAGTATCTCCATTTTCGGGTGGCGGACGCGGATGTCGCCGTTGGCATTCTGAGGTCCATGGTGCCGTATTTTGATGGCGAATACATGGCGGTGGAGCTGGATGAGAAAATGTCGCCCCAATCGAGGGATGACGCGCTGGTGGCACGGCTTCTTAATCAGGAATGGGCCCCGGGGCGGGATTACACGGGCGTGTGGCAGCTCAAGAGCATGCATGCCCGGCAAGATCTGCCGTCATGCGACCCGCAATTGCTGATGGAATGGGTTCATCGCGGCGGCGAGGAGCCATATAACCAGCTGGTTATACCCGCCTGTTTTTCCGACTATATTATTGGTGTGCTGGCAGATGTGGCTCAGGATGTGGCGCAGGATATACCCAAACGCTTTGATATGGGTGGAATGTAGCCAATTTTCCCTTGCCGATGGGCATGGGCTATGGTTATGTGCCCCTCTTCATTTTTCATTAAGATATTGGGGACTCCCATGAACGTTACCGAAACCCTGGCCGATGGCCTGAAACGCGAACTCACCGTGGTGGTGGAAGCCGCTAAACTGCAAGCCCTGACCGAAGAGCGCCTGCAGGCCGTGAGCAAAAACGTGAAAATGCCGGGTTTCCGTCCGGGCAAAATTCCCGCCCAGGTGCTGAAGCAGCGCTATGGCCAGCAGGTGGCCGGTGAAGTGCTGGAGCGCGCCATCGATAATGCCAGCAAACAGGCGCTGGACCAGAAAGGTTACACCCCGGCGCTGCGCCCGCAGGTGACCATCAAGCAGTTTGGCGAAGGCCAGAACCTGGAATTCGCCATGAGCTTCGACCTGATGCCCACCCCGCCGGCCTTGGAGCTTGGGGATGTGAGCATTGAGCGCGATGTGTTTGATGTGGCGGAAGAGGATATTCAGGACGGGTTGTCCCGCCTGGCGAAGGCCAACAAACGCCTGAAGCCGGTGGAAAAAGCCCGCAAGTCCGCCGAGGGGGATGTGCTCCGTATCGATTTCCTCGGTAAAGTGGACGGCACGCCGTTTGAAGGCGGCAAGGCCGAGAATTTCACCATCGAGATCGGCTCCGGCCAGTTGATTCCGGGGTTTGAAGAGCAGCTGGTTGGGCTGAAGCCTGGCGACAGCACTGAAGTGAAGGTAACCTTTCCGGAAGAATATCATGCCGAGAACCTGAAAGGCAAGGCCGCCACGTTCGATGTGACGGTGCGCGAACTGCTGGAAGGCGAAGAGCCAACCGTGGATGATGAATTCGCTAAAATGTCTGGATTTAAAGACCTGGCGGATCTGAAAGATCGCGTGAAAGAGAAAATCACCCGTGATGTGAATGCGGTTGTGCGCATGCGCCAGAAAAAAGCTTTGTTTGACGCACTGGATACCAAACTGAGCTTCGACCTGCCGCAAAGCATGGTGGAAGAGGAGTTTGGCGGTATCTGGCAGAAGCTGGTGCAAACCCAGCCGGATGCGGAAAGCGACGAGGCGCTGAAAAAAGAATACCGCCAGGTGGCGGAGCGTCGCGTGAAGCTCGGGCTTTACCTGGCGGAAGTGGCCAAGCAACAGGCCATTCGCGTCAATCAGCAGGAGCTGCAGCAGGCGGTGATGGAGCAGGCACGCATGTTCCCGGGCCAGGAAACCAAAGTGGTGGAATTCTACCGTAAAAACCCGGCCGAGCTGACGACGCTTCAAGGGCCCATTCTGGAAGAAAAAGCGGTCGATTATGTTCTCACCCAGGTGAAATTGAAGGACAAAAAGACCAGTGTGAAGGCGATTGTCGAAGAAGAAAACAAAGAAAATGAAGCCGAGGCAGCAGCCCGCAAACCCGCGAAAAAGGCCGCTTCCAAGAAAACCAAGGCGGAATAAAAGACACTCTGAAAGGCGTTCGGAACCGCTGGTAACCTTTTGTAAAGGAATAGCAGTTAGAGTTCCGGAAACTCTGGAGGGTTTTCACATGTTAGATCGTATCTTCGGTAATAAGCCTGTGCCTGCCAAAAAGCAGACAGGTTCTTCTAAGTCGGCCGCTATGCCCGCAACGGCATATAAGCCTGTTACTGCTACCCCGGCTTCTCTGAAACCGGTTACTTCCACGACCTCTCTGGCTACCCCGGCTGCGAAAGCTCCGGCAAAGCCTGCTAAAAAAGCCACGGCTAAAAAAGCAGCGAAGAAGACCGTTGCCAAAAAGCCGACGGCTAAAAAAGCCACGGCCAAAAAAGCAGTGAAAAAGACCGCTGCCAAAAAGCCGACGGCTAAAAAGACGACCGCTAAAAAAGCAGTGAAAAAAGTAGCTGCTAAGAAAACAACCGCCAAAAAGACGACGGCTAAAAAAGCAGTGAAAAAAGTAGCTGCTAAAAAGCCGACGGCTAAAAAGACCGCCGCTAAAAAGCCAGCTGCTAAGAAAACAGCTGCTAAGAAGCCGGTTCTGAAGGCTGTTGCTTCCAAACCGGTTGCCAAAAAGACGGCTCCGAAGAAAAAAGCCAAAAAGACCGCCGCTAAAAAGCGCCCGGCTCTGATGGCTGCTTCCAAGCCGATGGTCAAAAAAGTATCCGGCAAGAAAGTTGCTGCCAAAAAACCTGCTGCTAAAAAGCCTGCCGCTAAAAAAGTGGCTGCTAAGAAGCCGGTTCTGAAGGCTGTTGCTTCCAAGCCCGCAGTTAAAAAAGTAGCTGCTAAAAAAGTAGCCGCTAAAAAGCCTGCCGCTAAAAAAGTGACGGGCAAAAAAGTGGCTGCCAAGAAGAAGCCGGTTCTGAAAGCCGCTGCTTCCAAGCCAGCTGCTAAAAAAGTTTCCGGCAAAAAAGTAGCAGCAAAAAAACCTGCTGCTAAAAAGCCGGCTGCTAAAAAAGTAGCAGCTAAAAAAAAATAACGCTGAAGTAAGCCACTCATCCCAGGATGAGTCGGAGACGGGGTTGCGGGAAATTCCTGCAACCCCTCTTTCGTTTAAAGAGCGCTTCAAACGTCTTTTCTCCGCCAGCAAACCGGCTGAACCCTCCAAGATTTTGCCGGTGGTGGAAGAATTGCCGAAGGTTGCTCCGTCCGATACGATCGATACCCCCAGCCCTGCCAAAAGACCCGCAGCAAAGGCAAAGCCTTCGCCCAAGGACGCGCCGGTAAACAAGCCTGCCGCGAAGAAAGAGACCGCTAAAAAAGAGACCGCTAAAAAACCGGTTTCCGTAAAGCCGGTGGCTCCCATCAAAAAAGTCCCGGCGCCTGCACCGCAGCCGGCCAAGCCGGTGCTGGTGAAACCCGTGATCGTGGCCGAGCCGGTTGTGGTTAAGCCGGTATTGGCCAAGCCCGTGATTGCCCCGCCCATTGAAGCGCCGGTGGTAGAAAAGCCAGTGCCCGCCAAACCCGTTTTGTCAGTGCCTGTGGTGACCGAGGGGCCGAAATCCTCCTGGTTCGGGCGGCTGAAAAGCGGGCTGCAACGAAGCTCCGGCCAGTTGACGGAAAGCATCAGCGGCATTTTCACCAAGCGCAAGCTGGATGACGCCATGCTGGATGAGCTGGAAGAGGCGCTGATTACCGCCGATATGGGGGTAGCGGTAGCGATGGAACTCCGCAACAGCCTGGCAAAAGACCGGCTGAACAAGGATGTGACCGATGAGGAGGTGAAGCTGCACCTGGCCAGCGGTATCGCCGCCATGCTGAAGCCTGTTGCAAAACCCCTTCAAATCACGGATGCCGGGCCTTTTATCATCAGCGTGGTGGGCGTGAACGGTAACGGTAAAACCACCACGGTGGCCAAGCTTGCCAAATATTACCAGGATCAGGGCAAAAAAGTGATGCTGGCGGCGGCGGATACGTTCCGCGCGGCAGCGGTGGAGCAGCTGCAGGTGTGGGGCAAGCGGCTTGGCAGCACAGTGATTGCCGGGGAAGCGGAGGCCGATCCCGCCAGTGTGGCCTACCGTGCCGTGGAGCAGGCCCGCAAGGAAAAGGCCGATATTCTCTTGATCGATACGGCTGGTCGTTTACATAATAAGACCGGATTGATGCAGGAACTGCAGAAAATCCACCGTGTGCTGACCAAGCATGACGAGGCCGCACCCCATGCGACGCTTCTGGTGCTGGATGCCACGACGGGCCAGAATGCGCATAACCAGGTGAAGATATTCGACGAGATGGTGAAGGTGAGTGGATTGATCGTGACCAAGCTGGACGGCACCGCCAAAGGTGGTGTGGTGGTTGGATTGGCGCGTGAGTTCGGCAAGCCCATCCATGCCATTGGCGTGGGGGAAAGCACCGAGGACCTGCGCCCGTTTGATGCGGATGAATTCGCCAAAGCGCTGCTGGGGGTTGCCTGATGGGTGAAGCGACGGCCCTTGCCGCGGATGAGATTCAGCTGATTGATGGAAAATGGCCCGCCGACAAAACGGTTGCCATGATGGCCGTCAACAGCGCTCTAAGTGGGCTGGGCTTTTACTTTCGCGGCATGACGGAAGCGGATTTGCACCGGATGTTCGGGGTGCAGGATTCCCTGCAATTTGTAGCCTCTCAGGGAGGGGCGCCCCAATTGGCGATGGTTCCTGCTCCGCTTTTGTCGGTGGAAGCGGTGAATTTGCTGAAATACAGTTTTCCGCATATCGGCCCCAACGCCATTTTATACATGACGGTGCTGGCCCCCACGGTGGAGGCCATTGCCCAGCATCCGTCCACGCCCGTGCCGTTGCGGCAATTCGCGCATGAGCACCCCGTTGCGCTGGCGCTTGCCATTGGCCTGGCTATCGGCGTGGCGTTCGAGCTGTTTCAGGGCATTACCCATACCGGCACGCCGGAGGCGATTGATTTGGTGGCGAATAACATGGGTTATGCCCTGGCCCTGTTGATGCCCAAGGCGATTGACCTTGTAATGCAGAAACAGGATGGCCATGTGATCAGCGATGCATTGCACCGGCTGGTGGATCCCATCGCCGAGCAGATGGGGGAAGCCTATCACGGTGCGATGTTTGACAGGGGCGTTGCCAATTTGCTGAGTTCCGACCGGCTTGTTCCCGGGGATGAGTGGCTGAAGCTGATGATGGACCATGGCGCGACGTCGCGCAGTAAGTGACGGAAAACCGGCGTGATATTCACGCCTCCTTAAATAGTTTGGCGCAGCATGATAGAAGGGTGGGACAGGCATCGTTACCCGGAGGCGCGCCATGAAAGATTTTTATCCCGTGTTGCCGCAATGGTCGGCCAGGGCCCATATCACCAAGGAAGAGTATGCCCGGCTTTATACGG
Protein-coding regions in this window:
- a CDS encoding trigger factor, with the protein product MVMCPSSFFIKILGTPMNVTETLADGLKRELTVVVEAAKLQALTEERLQAVSKNVKMPGFRPGKIPAQVLKQRYGQQVAGEVLERAIDNASKQALDQKGYTPALRPQVTIKQFGEGQNLEFAMSFDLMPTPPALELGDVSIERDVFDVAEEDIQDGLSRLAKANKRLKPVEKARKSAEGDVLRIDFLGKVDGTPFEGGKAENFTIEIGSGQLIPGFEEQLVGLKPGDSTEVKVTFPEEYHAENLKGKAATFDVTVRELLEGEEPTVDDEFAKMSGFKDLADLKDRVKEKITRDVNAVVRMRQKKALFDALDTKLSFDLPQSMVEEEFGGIWQKLVQTQPDAESDEALKKEYRQVAERRVKLGLYLAEVAKQQAIRVNQQELQQAVMEQARMFPGQETKVVEFYRKNPAELTTLQGPILEEKAVDYVLTQVKLKDKKTSVKAIVEEENKENEAEAAARKPAKKAASKKTKAE
- a CDS encoding histone gives rise to the protein MPATAYKPVTATPASLKPVTSTTSLATPAAKAPAKPAKKATAKKAAKKTVAKKPTAKKATAKKAVKKTAAKKPTAKKTTAKKAVKKVAAKKTTAKKTTAKKAVKKVAAKKPTAKKTAAKKPAAKKTAAKKPVLKAVASKPVAKKTAPKKKAKKTAAKKRPALMAASKPMVKKVSGKKVAAKKPAAKKPAAKKVAAKKPVLKAVASKPAVKKVAAKKVAAKKPAAKKVTGKKVAAKKKPVLKAAASKPAAKKVSGKKVAAKKPAAKKPAAKKVAAKKK
- the ftsY gene encoding signal recognition particle-docking protein FtsY, translating into MDTPSPAKRPAAKAKPSPKDAPVNKPAAKKETAKKETAKKPVSVKPVAPIKKVPAPAPQPAKPVLVKPVIVAEPVVVKPVLAKPVIAPPIEAPVVEKPVPAKPVLSVPVVTEGPKSSWFGRLKSGLQRSSGQLTESISGIFTKRKLDDAMLDELEEALITADMGVAVAMELRNSLAKDRLNKDVTDEEVKLHLASGIAAMLKPVAKPLQITDAGPFIISVVGVNGNGKTTTVAKLAKYYQDQGKKVMLAAADTFRAAAVEQLQVWGKRLGSTVIAGEAEADPASVAYRAVEQARKEKADILLIDTAGRLHNKTGLMQELQKIHRVLTKHDEAAPHATLLVLDATTGQNAHNQVKIFDEMVKVSGLIVTKLDGTAKGGVVVGLAREFGKPIHAIGVGESTEDLRPFDADEFAKALLGVA
- the ilvB gene encoding biosynthetic-type acetolactate synthase large subunit; this encodes RPCTKHNYLVKHVDELSRTMHEAASIARSGRPGPVVVDIPKDIQNQKTVYVNHQHYRRPSYKVQTKPDAKAIEEAVKLIAGAKKPVFYTGGGVINSGDKGSELLREFVRATGFPCTSTLMGLGAFPASDPLFLGMLGMHGTLEANLAMYHCDVMINIGARFDDRVVGAVQGFSPGSKKIHVDIDPSSINKSVQVDIPIVGDAAEVLAAMLAEWKKKKYQPNAEAVGKWWAQIKRWQSKQCLKYTQNGDGIKPQYALDRLDELSWSPDTYITTDVGQHQMWSAQYFRFDNPRRWMTSGGLGTMGYGLPAAVGVQIGHPEGRVICVSGDASIMMNIQELATIAQYQLPIKLVILNNGYMGMVRQWQEMFHGERYSQSYFEALPDFVALAEAFHIKGMRVTKAGELDAGIKAMLAHDGPVLMDLVVEKQENVFPMIPAGAGHNEIVLGPGQDVGELNEEDGMVLI